Below is a window of Variovorax sp. TBS-050B DNA.
CGCCTGCCCCATCGCGTCGCGCGCGGTGGCGAGGTCGGGCGGGTCGTCGTCGAGCAGCCGGCGCGCGGCCTGCGCGTTGGCGAGCACGGCAGTGAGCGGCTGGTTGAGCTCGTGCGCGAGCCCCGCCGAGAGTTCGCCCAGCGCATTGAGCCGCGCCACCTGCCCGAGACGCAGCAGCTCTTCCGCGCGGCGCCGCGCCACGCGCTGCCGCTGCGCGGCCCAGAGCCCCGCGAGCAGCAGCGCCACGGCGGCGGACCAGAGCACGATGCGGCGCCACGGCAGCTCGCGCCAGCCGACCTCGCGCACCGCCACCAGTTCGAACGGCTGGCTCGGCGAGGCCAGCGCCTTGGCGAGCTCGAAGCGCCAGCCGCCCGCGGCCGGCTGCCCGGGCTGGATCTGCAACTGCTGGCCGTCGCGCTGCAGCCGCAACGCGACCGGGCTGCGCTTCGGGTCCATCGGCCAGTCGCGCCACGGCACCGAACCGGCCAGGTCGATCTCCAGCGCATAGCTGAACGGCGTGGCACCGATCACGAGCTGGTAGCGGCCGCGCGCGAGGTCGACCGCGGCCAGTTCCGCACGGCGCTGGCTGCGCGAGCGCGCCTCGGCGGCGGCCAGCGCGCCGGCCTGGGCGCCGTCGGGCCAGGAGGCATCGCGCTCGCGCCGCTGCACGCGCAGGATCGAGGGATAGACCGAGGGCAGGCGCTGCTCGGGATGCTCGGCGCCGGCGCCGGGCTCGAGCAGCGCGAGCGTGGCGAGCACCGCGTCGTACTGCACCATCTGCTGGCTCATGAGCCGGTGCGCGATGCGCACGTCGGTCTCGAAGGCCTGCTGCAGCTGCGTCAGCTCGGCGCGCGCGAGCCACACCGCGCCCGCGCCGGTGAGCGCCAGCCACGCCAGCCACCAGACACCCTGCGCACGCAACCACTGTTTCATGGCGCGGATTGGGCCCGCGCGCCACGCGGGCGCCGGCCTTGGCCCAGAATGCGGGCCCAGACATGACGGAACTGCAGGACTCTCTTTTCCCCGACCTCCCGCCTCTGCCCGAGGCGCCGCGCGCCGCGCCCCCGCCGGACGAAGCGCCCGCCGCGCCGAAGAAGCCGCGCACCGCCACGGTCGCGCCCGTGCCCCCCCATCCCGCACTCGTCGAACTGGCTGCCGCGCTGCCGCCCGGCCTGCGGCTCGGCACCTCGTCGTGGAGCTATCCGGGCTGGGCCGGCCTCGTGTGGGAGGGCGAGCATGCCGAGTCGGTGCTGTCGAAGCACGGGCTCGCGGCGCTTGCGCGGCATCCGCTCTTTCGCACCGTGAGCCTGGACCGCAATTTCTACCGCGCGCTCACGGCCAGCCAGTACGCGCGCTATGCGGCCATGGTGCCCGACGACTTCCGCTTCGTCGTGAAGGCGCCCAGCCTCGTGACCGATGCGACGGTGCGCGACGAGAGCGGGCGCGGCACCGAACCCAATCCGGTGTTCCTGAACAGCGAGATCGCGATCCAGGAATTCGTGCAGCCCGCGCTCGAGGGCCTGGGCCACCGCATCGGCGCGCTGGTGTTCCAGCTGAGCCCGATCCCTTCACAGCTGCTGGCCGACCAGGACGCGCTGCTGGCGCGCATCGGGGCCATGCTCGCATCGCTGCCCGCGCTGCAGCCGACGGCGCCCGAGGCGGTGATCGCGGTCGAGGTACGCGACCCGCAACTGCTCTGCCCCGCCTTCGCCACCATGCTGCGCGATGCCGGCGCCACCTTCTGCATGGGGCTGCATGCCAAGATGCCGCCGATCGAAGCGCAGCTGCCGATGCTGCGCGCGCTCTGGCCCGGACCGCTGGTCTGCCGCTGGAACCTGCACCGCCGCCACGGCCGCTTCGGCTACGAGGACGCCGAGAAGCTCTACGGCCCGTTCGACCGCATCGTCGATTCCGATCCCGAGACGCGCGAGGCGCTCGCGCGCGTGATCGCGGGCACCACGGGCGCGGGGCAGCGCGCCTACGTCACGGTCAGCAACAACGCCGAGGGTTGCGCGCCGCTGACGATCGCCTCGCTCGCGCAAGACATCGTCGCCGCGGCCGCCAAGCAGCGGGCGCCCTGAGGCCGGGGCTTCAGCCCTCGAGCGCTAGGTACACCCGCCCGCCCTCGATCTTCACCGGATAGCTGCGCAGGTCCTCGGTCAGCGGCGCGCACATCGCCTTGCCGGTGCGCACGTCGAAGCGGCCCTGGTGCAGCGGGCATTCGATCTCGTGGCCTTCGAGGAAGCCGTCGCACAGCCGCGCGTGGCCGTGGGTGCAGATGTTGTCGGTGGCGTGGATGCCGTCCTCGGTGCCGTAGAGCGCGATGTCGCGGCCCTGCACCTCGATGCCGATCACGTCGTCGGCGGGAACGTCGCCGACCGCCGCGGCGTCGACCCAGGTGGTGGTGCTCATGTCTTCTTGCTTTCGTGGGTGTGGCGCGGGGCGCTTCAGTTGTCGGGCTTGAGGCCGGCACGTTCGATCACGGGCTTCCAGCGCGTGCGCTCTTCCTGCATGAACTTCGCGAGCGCCTCGGGCGTGCTGCCCACGGGGTCGAAGTACGCGGTCTGCAGCCGCTTCTGCGTTTCGGGGTCCTGGAGCACGGCCGCGATCTCGCGGCTCATGCGCTGCACGATCGCGTCGGGCGTGCCCCTGGGCGCCATGTAGGCGAACCACGGCACGGCCTGGATGTCCGGCAGGCCCGATTCGCGCAGCGTGGGCAGCTCGGGCAGCAGCGCCGAACGCTCGGCCGAAGTGACGGCCAGCGCCTTGAGCCGGCCCGCCCGGACCTGCGGCATCACGGTGACGGGCGGCAGGCAGGCGTACTGCACGTCGCCCTGCACCAGCGCGGTGACCGCCTGGCCCGAGGACGCGTAGGGAATGTGCACCGCGAACGAGTGGGTCTTGAGCTTGACGAGCTCCACGCCCAGGTGCGAGATCGAGCCGTTGCCGGTGGAGGCGAAGTTGAACCTGCCGGGGTTCTGCTTCATCGCCGCGAGCCAGCCGCGGACCGAATCGACGTTCATGCTGTTCGACACCGCGCACACGTTGGGCGTGGTGGCCGCGAGCGACACCGGCACGAGGTCCTTGAACGGGTCGTAGGGCAGGTTCTTGTAGAGGATGGTGTTGTAGACCAGCGGCGCGTTGACCGAGAGCAGGAAGGTCTGGCCGTCGGGCGCCGACTTGCTGGCCTGGTCGGTGCCGCTGTTGCCGCCCGCGCCGGGCTTGTTGTCGACGACGAGCGGCTGGCCGATGCGCGCGGCGAGCTTGTCGTTGACGATGCGCGCGAGGATGTCGGGCGAGGAGCCGGCCGCGAACGGCACCACGATGCGCACCGGGCGCTGCGGCCACTCGCCCTGGGCGTGGGCCGCGATGGCCAGTGCCGATGCGGCGAAGGCCAATGCGAGACGAACGCGCCTCATGGCTTCGCCTCCACGTCGACCATGCCCTGGTGGTCCTGCTGCTCGCGCGCGATGAAGCCCGCGATGAGCGCGCGGTAGGCCGCCTCGACCACCTCCGGGTAGGCGCCCTCCTTCTCGGCCAGCGCCCTCACCTTGTCGATCACCTCCTGCTGGCGCTGCGGCGCCGAGACCTGGAAGGCATCGCGCTTGAAGCGCGCCGCGTCCTTCACGTAGCGGCCGCGCTCGGCCAGCAGCGCGACGATCTGGCGGTCGAGGCGGTCGATGTTCTCGCGCACCTCGGCGAGGTTGGCGCACAGCGGCACGTAGGCGGGATCGGTGAAGCGGCGCAACGCTGCGCCGTGTGTCTCGGGTTCTCTTTTTTCTTCGGGCATGGTTCAGATGGGGTAAATGATGGAGTTGGGGATCATTTCGCTGTCGAACACGCACAGCCGCGCGGCGAACTTCAGGCCTTCGGGCGTGCGCACCACGCGGTCGATGTAGCGGCCGACGTTGAACACCGTCGAGGGGCCGTCGAGCTTGGTGCGGAACACCGCGTAATTGGCCTCGCTGTGGATCGTGCCGTCGGCATCGACCGCATGCACCAGCGGCAGCCCGACCACGTGGCGCTGGTAGTACGGGTCGTGAAACAGGGTCTCCTGGATGCCATAGACCCGGTCTTCGAGCATGCCGCGGCTCTCGAACGAGAGCGTGGCGAGCGGCAGGCCGCGCTCGTGGTTCTCGCGCGGCTGCAGGCGGTAGCTGCACTGCTCGGTGAAGAAGCCGGGCCAGCGTTCCCATCGGCC
It encodes the following:
- a CDS encoding ATP-binding protein, whose translation is MKQWLRAQGVWWLAWLALTGAGAVWLARAELTQLQQAFETDVRIAHRLMSQQMVQYDAVLATLALLEPGAGAEHPEQRLPSVYPSILRVQRRERDASWPDGAQAGALAAAEARSRSQRRAELAAVDLARGRYQLVIGATPFSYALEIDLAGSVPWRDWPMDPKRSPVALRLQRDGQQLQIQPGQPAAGGWRFELAKALASPSQPFELVAVREVGWRELPWRRIVLWSAAVALLLAGLWAAQRQRVARRRAEELLRLGQVARLNALGELSAGLAHELNQPLTAVLANAQAARRLLDDDPPDLATARDAMGQAVEQARRAAGVVGRLRRVIERPEAAGEVRPLVLQELVRSAMHLLAPEFEKRAVAAQFDAAAQAPVRVQADAVALEQIVHNLLMNALQALERVPAAERRLAVAVGRNGEEGVLTVTDNGGGISPEALPRLFEPFFSTREGGLGLGLSLSETLASGMGGSLSAANVAPRGARFTLLLPLVAAPTPERAA
- a CDS encoding DUF72 domain-containing protein: MTELQDSLFPDLPPLPEAPRAAPPPDEAPAAPKKPRTATVAPVPPHPALVELAAALPPGLRLGTSSWSYPGWAGLVWEGEHAESVLSKHGLAALARHPLFRTVSLDRNFYRALTASQYARYAAMVPDDFRFVVKAPSLVTDATVRDESGRGTEPNPVFLNSEIAIQEFVQPALEGLGHRIGALVFQLSPIPSQLLADQDALLARIGAMLASLPALQPTAPEAVIAVEVRDPQLLCPAFATMLRDAGATFCMGLHAKMPPIEAQLPMLRALWPGPLVCRWNLHRRHGRFGYEDAEKLYGPFDRIVDSDPETREALARVIAGTTGAGQRAYVTVSNNAEGCAPLTIASLAQDIVAAAAKQRAP
- a CDS encoding non-heme iron oxygenase ferredoxin subunit, translating into MSTTTWVDAAAVGDVPADDVIGIEVQGRDIALYGTEDGIHATDNICTHGHARLCDGFLEGHEIECPLHQGRFDVRTGKAMCAPLTEDLRSYPVKIEGGRVYLALEG
- a CDS encoding tripartite tricarboxylate transporter substrate binding protein, whose protein sequence is MRRVRLALAFAASALAIAAHAQGEWPQRPVRIVVPFAAGSSPDILARIVNDKLAARIGQPLVVDNKPGAGGNSGTDQASKSAPDGQTFLLSVNAPLVYNTILYKNLPYDPFKDLVPVSLAATTPNVCAVSNSMNVDSVRGWLAAMKQNPGRFNFASTGNGSISHLGVELVKLKTHSFAVHIPYASSGQAVTALVQGDVQYACLPPVTVMPQVRAGRLKALAVTSAERSALLPELPTLRESGLPDIQAVPWFAYMAPRGTPDAIVQRMSREIAAVLQDPETQKRLQTAYFDPVGSTPEALAKFMQEERTRWKPVIERAGLKPDN
- a CDS encoding chorismate mutase, giving the protein MPEEKREPETHGAALRRFTDPAYVPLCANLAEVRENIDRLDRQIVALLAERGRYVKDAARFKRDAFQVSAPQRQQEVIDKVRALAEKEGAYPEVVEAAYRALIAGFIAREQQDHQGMVDVEAKP
- a CDS encoding aromatic-ring-hydroxylating dioxygenase subunit beta — protein: MTNKLDADGYLELAALYSAYAQAVDSGRWERWPGFFTEQCSYRLQPRENHERGLPLATLSFESRGMLEDRVYGIQETLFHDPYYQRHVVGLPLVHAVDADGTIHSEANYAVFRTKLDGPSTVFNVGRYIDRVVRTPEGLKFAARLCVFDSEMIPNSIIYPI